One genomic window of Elaeis guineensis isolate ETL-2024a chromosome 2, EG11, whole genome shotgun sequence includes the following:
- the LOC105054030 gene encoding protein NRT1/ PTR FAMILY 2.9, translated as MTAMAGEKAQEMERLENGRAAEPAIKYRGWRVMPYVIGNETFEKLGTIGTSANLLIYLTTVFHINSVTAATTLNIFNGTTNLTPLLGAFLSDAYFGRYITLAFATVSSLLGMLILTLTAAISKLHPPECFQGQSCMGPSPGQLAVLLCSFGLLVIGAGGIRPCNLPFGADQFDPHTESGRRGIDSFFNWYYFSFTLAMMIASTLIIYVQSNVSWALGLGIPTILMFFSCVLFFMGSRLYVKVRPEGSPFTSIAQVLTAAFRKRGLKLPADSKTSLFNPPHLSALVTKLPHTEQLRFLDKAAIVTTADEIKPNGYAANPWRLCSIQQVEEVKCLARIIPIWSTGIIFYLAIVQETTYVIFQALQADRRFGKSKFQIPAASINVFAMLALTIWVPIYDRILVPQLRRITGRGGGLTLLQRMGIGIILSIIAMVISGLVEERRRSYALHRPNLGTTLTGGAISSMSSFWLVPQLVLLGVAEAFNLISQIEFYYKEFPENMRSVAGGLLLSGIACANYLSGFMVTLVHRTTGHNGKENWLDGDLNKGRLEYFYYLIAIIGVLNFMVFIVCAKWYRYKGLEDGSEIALEKSKLKPSPASINT; from the exons ATGACGGCAATGGCAGGAGAGAAGGCACAAGAAATGGAGAGATTAGAGAACGGCAGAGCAGCGGAGCCAGCAATCAAGTACAGGGGATGGAGAGTGATGCCATATGTGATAG GAAATGAGACATTCGAGAAGCTGGGGACCATCGGCACGTCGGCGAACCTTTTGATCTACCTCACCACCGTCTTCCACATCAACAGCGTCACCGCGGCCACCACCCTCAATATTTTCAATGGAACCACGAATTTAACTCCCCTTCTCGGGGCTTTCCTCTCGGACGCGTACTTCGGCCGATACATCACTCTGGCATTTGCTACCGTTTCTTCCCTACTG GGCATGCTCATCCTTACCTTGACTGCTGCAATTTCCAAGCTGCACCCTCCTGAATGCTTCCAAGGCCAATCATGCATGGGTCCTTCGCCAGGCCAGCTTGCAGTCCTCCTTTGCAGCTTCGGGCTGCTGGTAATCGGCGCCGGAGGAATCCGGCCATGCAACCTACCCTTCGGTGCCGACCAGTTCGACCCCCATACGGAGTCCGGAAGGAGAGGCATCGACAGCTTCTTCAATTGGTACTACTTCAGCTTTACGTTGGCCATGATGATTGCCTCCACGTTGATCATCTACGTCCAGAGCAACGTGAGCTGGGCACTGGGCCTAGGCATCCCCACCATCCTCATGTTCTTCTCCTGCGTCCTCTTCTTTATGGGGTCCAGGCTCTACGTCAAAGTAAGGCCTGAGGGAAGCCCCTTCACAAGCATTGCTCAAGTTTTGACAGCAGCATTTAGAAAAAGAGGGCTGAAGCTGCCTGCTGACTCCAAGACATCCCTCTTCAACCCTCCCCATCTTAGTGCTCTTGTCACCAAGCTTCCCCACACGGAACAATTGAG GTTTCTTGATAAGGCTGCGATTGTGACGACTGCAGATGAAATCAAGCCCAATGGCTATGCTGCAAATCCATGGAGATTATGCAGTATCCAACAAGTTGAAGAGGTAAAATGTCTCGCAAGAATCATTCCCATATGGTCCACGGGCATCATCTTCTACCTCGCGATCGTTCAAGAAACAACTTATGTGATCTTTCAAGCCCTTCAAGCTGATAGGCGTTTTGGGAAGAGTAAATTTCAAATACCAGCTGCTTCTATCAATGTATTTGCCATGCTGGCATTAACAATTTGGGTGCCTATTTACGATCGCATTTTAGTCCCACAACTTCGAAGAATCACCGGGAGAGGAGGGGGCTTAACACTACTACAAAGGATGGGAATTGGAATCATTCTCTCCATAATTGCTATGGTAATCTCTGGATTGGTCGAAGAACGGAGGAGGAGTTACGCCCTTCACCGGCCGAACCTTGGGACTACACTGACTGGCGGTGCCATCTCATCCATGTCTAGCTTTTGGTTGGTGCCTCAGCTTGTGCTTTTGGGTGTTGCTGAGGCTTTTAATTTGATCAGTCAAATCGAGTTCTACTACAAGGAATTTCCTGAGAACATGAGAAGTGTTGCTGGGGGTCTGCTCTTAAGTGGTATTGCATGTGCTAATTACTTGAGTGGTTTCATGGTGACATTAGTCCATCGAACAACTGGCCACAATGGGAAAGAAAATTGGTTGGACGGAGATCTAAACAAGGGAAGATTGGAGTATTTTTACTACTTGATTGCTATAATTGGAGTTCTCAACTTCATGGTTTTCATTGTTTGTGCCAAGTGGTACCGATACAAAGGCCTAGAAGATGGCTCTGAGATTGCCTTGGAAAAAAGCAAATTAAAACCTTCCCCTGCTTCAATTAATACTTGA